From a region of the Impatiens glandulifera chromosome 4, dImpGla2.1, whole genome shotgun sequence genome:
- the LOC124936240 gene encoding actin-related protein 3 has product MDATSRPAVVIDNGTGYTKMGFAGNVEPCFIAPTVVAVNNTFANQSRSSSRGSNWLAQHSAGVMADLDFFIGDEALSKSRSNSIYTPTHPILHGQVDNWDAMERFWQQCIFNYLRCDPEDHYFLLTESPLTPPESREYTGEIMFETFNVPGLYIAVQPVLALAAGYTTSKCEMTGVVVDAGDGATHVVPVADGYVIGSSIKSIPIAGRDVTMFIQQLMRERGENVPPEDSFEVARKVKESYCYTCSDIVKEYNKHDKEPSKYIKQYKGIKPRTGAPFSCDVGYERFLGPEVFFNPEIYNTDFTTPLPVVIDKCIQSAPIDTRRALYKNIVLSGGSTMFKDFHRRLQRDIKKIVDARVVVSNARLGGEIKAQPVEVNVVSHPIQRYAVWFGGSVLASTPEFFGACHTKAEYEEHGASICRSNPVFKGMY; this is encoded by the exons ATGGATGCGACCTCTCGTCCGGCGGTCGTCATCGATAATGGCACCGG GTATACGAAAATGGGATTTGCTGGTAATGTAGAACCCTGCTTCATTGCTCCTACGGTTGTTGCAGTCAATAATACATTTGCAAATCAATCACGAAGTTCTTCCAGGGGTAGTAATTGGTTGGCACAGCATAGCGCTGGTGTAATGGCAGATCTTGATTTCTTCATTGGAGATGAAGCTTTATCGAAATCGAGATCTAATAGCATATACACTCCCACTCATCCTATTCTTCATGGTCAAGTTGACAATTGGGATGCTATGGAGCGGTTCTGGCAGCAGTGTATATTCAATTACTTGAGGTGTGATCCGGAGgatcattattttcttttaacagAGAGTCCATTAACTCCTCCGGAGAGTCGTGAATATACTGGAGAAATTATGTTTGAGACTTTTAATGTTCCTGGCCTTTATATAGCTGTACAGCCAGTTCTTGCTCTTGCAGCTGGGTACACCACCTCGAAG TGTGAGATGACAGGGGTTGTAGTGGATGCTGGAGATGGAGCAACTCATGTAGTACCTGTTGCAGATGGTTATGTAATTGGAAGCAGCATTAAATCAATTCCTATTGCTGGGAGAGATGTTACCATGTTTATCCAGCAGCTGATGCGG GAAAGAGGGGAGAATGTCCCGCCAGAAGACTCTTTTGAAGTTGCTCGAAAAGTGAAAGAGTCGTACTGCTACACATGTTCTGACATTGTCAAG GAGTACAATAAACATGACAAAGAACCTTCCAAATATATCAAGCAATATAAAGGAATTAAACCAAGGACTGGAGCACCATTTTCTTGTGATGTTGGTTATGAACGGTTTCTTGGTCCTGAG GTATTCTTTAATCCTGAGATATACAACACCGACTTCACAACTCCTTTACCAGTTGTTATAGACAAATGTATACAATCTGCACCAATTGACACTCGAAGAGCATTATACAAG AACATTGTGTTGTCTGGTGGGTCAACAATGTTCAAGGACTTTCACCGCAGATTGCAACGGGATATTAAGAAGATTGTAGATGCTAGGGTTGTTGTATCAAATGCTCGGCTAGGTGGAGAAATAAAA GCACAACCAGTTGAAGTCAATGTGGTCAGCCATCCCATTCAGAGGTATGCTGTCTGGTTTGGAGGTTCTGTCCTTGCATCAACCCCGGAATTTTTTGGG GCTTGTCATACGAAAGCAGAGTATGAAGAACACGGAGCAAGTATATGCCGGTCTAATCCTGTTTTCAAGGGTATGTACTGA
- the LOC124933834 gene encoding ultraviolet-B receptor UVR8 — translation MDPSTSATPAITFCNIPDQPIAALVTSGLAAFHRQTRHCFGDENPGEFPLSTNPTIVLHVLTGCDFDPRDLARLEATCSFFREPAEFEPDPNLSLGELAALDMCQKRAIFKPMTAEERQKLKQICGGSWKLVLRFLLAGELCTRREKSQAIAGPGHSIAVTSKGAVYSFGSNSSGQLGHGNTEEEYRPQPIRSLHGIRIIQAAAGAGRTMLISDAGKAYAFGKDSFGEAEYGVQGNKLVTSPQLVESLRDVFVVQAAIGNFFTAVLSREGRVYTFSWGNETKLGHQTELTDLEPRPLLGELETIPVVQIAAGYCYLLALACQPDRMSVYSVGCGLGGKLGHGSRTDEKLPRLIQQFQTLNIQPAVVAAGAWHAAVVGKDGRVCTWGWGRYGCLGHGNEECESVPKVVEALSNVKAVHIATGDYTTFVVSEEGDVYSFGCGESSSLGHNNGVGVGGGGGAAAADGGQGNRHANVLSPQMVASLKELKEKVVQISLTNSIYWNAHTFALTESGKLYAFGAGDKGQLGVELAANQTERPSPEVVGVDLSLS, via the exons ATGGATCCATCAACAAGTGCAACCCCAGCTATTACATTCTGTAACATTCCAGACCAACCAATTGCAGCATTGGTAACCTCAGGTTTAGCAGCTTTTCATCGACAAACCAGGCATTGTTTTGGAGATGAGAATCCTGGGGAATTCCCATTATCTACTAACCCCACCATTGTTCTTCATGTACTTACTGGTTGCGATTTCGATCCTCGTGATCTCGCTAGACTCGAG GCTACTTGTTCTTTCTTCAGAGAGCCTGCTGAATTTGAACCTGATCCTAACTTGTCTTTAGGAGAGCTTGCAGCTCTCGACATGTGCCAGAAGAGGGCTATATTTAAGCCGATGACTGCTGAAGAGCGACAAAAACTGAAACAGATTTGTGGGGGGTCTTGGAAATTAGTCCTGAGATTCTTGCTGGCCGGAGAATTGTGTACCCGTAGGGAGAAATCGCAGGCGATAGCTGGCCCCGGTCATAGTATTGCTGTAACTTCGAAAGGTGCGGTTTACTCTTTCGGGTCCAACAGTTCCGGCCAGCTTGGACATGGCAATACTGAAGAGGAGTATCGCCCGCAGCCTATCAG GTCTCTTCATGGAATAAGAATTATTCAAGCGGCGGCTGGTGCTGGGAGGACAATGCTGATAAGTGATGCGGGAAAAGCATACGCCTTTGGGAAGGATTCGTTTGGAGAAGCCGAATACGGTGTTCAAGGAAACAAGCTGGTTACATCTCCTCAGCTTGTGGAGTCTTTAAGAGACGTGTTTGTTGTACAGGCAGCGATTGGGAATTTCTTCACTGCTGTTTTATCAAGAGAAGGTAGGGTTTACACCTTCTCTTGGGGGAATGAGACGAAACTCGGTCATCAAACCGAGCTGACCGACTTGGAGCCTCGTCCTTTACTAGGCGAACTCGAAACAATTCCCGTTGTTCAGATTGCTGCCGGTTATTGTTACCTTCTAGCATTAGCATGCCAACCAGACCGCATGTCAGTTTACTCGGTTGGATGTGGTTTAGGCGGGAAACTTGGACATGGGTCGAGAACCGACGAGAAGTTGCCGAGGCTGATTCAACAATTTCAGACTTTGAACATCCAGCCAGCTGTGGTCGCGGCTGGAGCTTGGCATGCTGCGGTTGTGGGGAAGGATGGACGAGTTTGTACTTGGGGTTGGGGAAGGTATGGTTGCTTAGGGCACGGAAATGAAGAATGTGAGTCGGTCCCGAAAGTGGTTGAGGCTTTGAGCAATGTGAAGGCTGTTCACATCGCGACTGGAGATTACACGACGTTTGTTGTTTCGGAAGAGGGCGATGTTTACTCGTTTGGCTGTGGAGAATCATCCAGCCTCGGTCATAACAatggagttggagttggaggGGGAGGAGGAGCAGCAGCAGCAGATGGTGGACAG GGTAATCGGCATGCAAATGTGTTGAGCCCTCAAATGGTGGCGTCTTTGAAAGAGCTGAAAGAAAAAGTGGTGCAGATCAGCCTGACAAACTCTATATACTGGAATGCACATACATTTGCACTTACTGAATCAGGGAAGCTGTATGCGTTTGGGGCAGGGGATAAAGGACAGTTGGGAGTGGAGCTGGCGGCTAACCAGACGGAGAGGCCGAGCCCTGAGGTGGTTGGAGTGGATCTCAGCTTAAGCTAA